CAAATTCTATATATTTTACAAAGGTTAAAAAATGAAAAAGTATCTACTAGGTCTATTTTTAGGGGCTTCTTTACTAAGTGCCGAAATTCTTGAAGTAAAGCAGTTGTTCAATAAAAAGCTTACCCAAGTGCAAAAAGAGCAAATAGGGCCTTTAAAAAGCTTTTATGGGCGTCTTACTTTTGATGAGTCAGAAATTTATGATGTAGTTAGTAGATTTGATGGATATATAACAAAATTAGATGCTAATAAGCTTTATTCAACTGCAAAAAAAGATGAAGCACTTTTTTCAATCTATTCAGATGAAGTTAGTTCAATAATTCAAGAGATTAATATTGCAAAGAAATTTAATGAGAGTTTAGTAAAAAGTAATGTAAGTAAACTAAAAGCTTTAGCAGTTGACGACAAAGAGATAAAAAGAATTATAGAAGCAAAAAAATTTATAAAAGATATTGCATTCTATTCTCCTTATGATTCAATAGTTATAAAAAAAGAGATAAACAATGGAAGTTTTGTGAAAAAAGGAAGTCTTTTACTTCAATTAGCCTCTTTAAAAAAACTGTGGGTAATAGCAAGTGTATATCAAAAGGATTTATCTTTTGTAAAAAAAGGTATGAAAGCAAAAATATATGTTGATGGTTTTGATGAAGCAATAACTTCAACAGTTGATTATATCTATCCTACAGTAGATGAAACAACTAAGAGTGTAGATGTTAGATTTATTATTGATAATAAAGATTTAAAGTACTCTGCAAATATGTTTGCTAAAGTAGATATCAAGCAAGTGGATAAAGAGATTTTAACACTTCCAAAAACTGCTGTTCTACAAAAAGGTGCTAAACATTATGTTTTTCAATATCTATCAGAGACAGAATATGAGCCTATTGAAGTTATAGCAAAAAGAATTTCATCAAATAAATATCAAATTCTTGAAGGCTTAGAAGAGAATCAAAGAGTAATAAACAATGCACTGTTTTTACTTGATTCAGATGCAATCACAAATGGACTTTATAGTTCAAGTGATGATGACAACTGGTAAGAGTAGGGTTATTTATGGTTGAGTTAATTATTTCACAAAGTATAAAAAATAAATTCTTAGTAATCTTTACAATGATTCTATTAGCTTTTGGTTCAATTTGGGCTATAAAAAACACAAGCTTAGATGCACTTCCTGACCTTTCACCTCCTCAAGTGATTGTACAAGTTAAATGGGCAGGACAAAGTCCAACAACTATAGAAGAACAGGTTTCTTATCCTCTTATTTCAAATCTTATGAGTCTTCCAAATATTGAGACAGTAAGAGCAATGAGTTCTTTTCAAAATGCACTTATTTATGTGATTTTTAAAGATGGTACAGACCTTTATGATTCAAGAAATAGAATATTAGAACAACTTTCTCAATTACAAGGAAGTTTTCCAACAGGTGTAGATGTAGCAATTGGTCCAGATGCAACAGGTGTTGGTTGGGCTTATCAGTATGCTTTAAAATCAGATACAAAATCACTTGAAGAATTAAGAACTTTACAAGACTATTATTATAAGTTTGCACTTTTAGGAGTAGATGGAGTTAGTGAAATTGCTTCAATTGGTGGATTTATCAAAAACTATGAAATCACAATTGACCAAAATAAAATGGTGCAATATGATGTTTCAATTGAGGATTTAAAAAAAGCAATAGAATCAAATAATGATGAAAAAGGTGGACGAATTATTTTAGAAAATGGTTTTGAACATATGATTCAAGCAAAAGGTTTTCTAAAAACAGTTGAAGATATTGAAAATATTACAGTTAAAACATTTAATTCAATACCACTTATGATAAAAGACATAGCAACTGTTAATATCACTTCTACAAATAGAAGAGGAATGGCAGATTTAAATGGACAAGGTGAAACAGTTGGTGGAATTGTAGTTGTACGTTATGGTGAAAATCCTTATTCTGTAATTAAAAGAGTTAAAGCAAAACTAGAGACTTTAAAAATAGATGATATAGAAGTTGTTGAAGTTTATGATAGAAGTTCTCTTATTGATAAGGCAATTGATACTTTGAAAAATACTCTTATTGAAGAGTCAATTATAGTTATGATTATAGTGGCTCTGTTTTTATTTCACTTTAGATCAGCACTAATTATTATTATAACTTTACCACTTACAGTTATGATTACTTTTTTATTAATGAAGTTTTTTAACTTAGGCTCAAATATTATGAGTTTAGGAGGTATTGCAATTGCAATTGGAGCAATGGTAGATGCAACTATTGTAATGGTTGAAAATGCCCACAAACATCTTCAAGGAAAAGAGAATATCTCAAATAAAGAACGAATTGATATTATAATCAAGTCTTCAAAACAAGTAGGGCGACCAATCTTTTTTGCACTGGTTTTAGTAGTAGTATCTTTTTTACCTATTTTTGCTCTTACTGGACAAGAAGGAAGATTGTTTACTCCTTTAGCTTTCACAAAAACATTTGCAATGATAGCAGGAGCAATTCTTTCTATTACTCTTGTTCCTATTTTAATGATTTATTTTATAAAAGGAAAAATTCTTAGTGAAGATAAAAATATTTTAAATAAATTTTTTATCA
This sequence is a window from Halarcobacter bivalviorum. Protein-coding genes within it:
- a CDS encoding efflux RND transporter periplasmic adaptor subunit, whose protein sequence is MKKYLLGLFLGASLLSAEILEVKQLFNKKLTQVQKEQIGPLKSFYGRLTFDESEIYDVVSRFDGYITKLDANKLYSTAKKDEALFSIYSDEVSSIIQEINIAKKFNESLVKSNVSKLKALAVDDKEIKRIIEAKKFIKDIAFYSPYDSIVIKKEINNGSFVKKGSLLLQLASLKKLWVIASVYQKDLSFVKKGMKAKIYVDGFDEAITSTVDYIYPTVDETTKSVDVRFIIDNKDLKYSANMFAKVDIKQVDKEILTLPKTAVLQKGAKHYVFQYLSETEYEPIEVIAKRISSNKYQILEGLEENQRVINNALFLLDSDAITNGLYSSSDDDNW